The DNA window GCCGACCAACTGGCGACCCTGGCCCTCCACCTCTTCCGCAGCGCCGCCACCCGCCCAGCGGGTTGATCAAGAGGTTTGCGTCAGGAATGCCCGGTCCGCTGACGCAAACTTCTTGATCAACGAGGAGAGCGAGTAGAGCGCAGGCGCTCAGCGCAGGACGCGGCCGCGCAGGACGATGCGGGACGGGGCGCGGACCACACGCAGGTCGCGGCGGGGGTCCTCCGGGTAGACGGTCAGGTCGGCCAGGCCGCCCTCGACCAGGCCGGGGAAGCCGAGCCACTCGCGGGCCCGCCAGGAGGCGGCGGCGAGCACGTCCTCGGCGGACATCCCGGCCTGCTCGTGCAGGAGCAGCATCTCCTCGGCGGCCAGCCCGTGGTCGATGCCGCCGCCCGCGTCGGTGCCCACGTAGATCGGCACCCCCGCCTCGTGCGCGGCGCGGACCACCTCGGGGAACCGGTCGCGCAGGGCGAGCATGTGGTCGGCGTACCCGGGGAACTTCGCGCGGGCCTGCTCGGCGATGTGACCGAAGGTACGGATGTTGATCATCGTGGGCACCAGCGCGGTGCCCTGCCGGGCCATCAGGTCGACGAGGTCGAGGCTCAGCCCGGTGCCGTGCTCCACCGAGTCCACCCCGGCCCGCACCATGATCTCCACGGCCGACTCGGAGAAGGTGTGCACGGCCGCGCGCGCACCGGCGGCGTGCGCCGCGGCGACCGCGGCGGTCATCGTGTC is part of the Micromonospora halotolerans genome and encodes:
- a CDS encoding amidohydrolase family protein; its protein translation is MALHVRGVLLPDDEVRDVWLVGDRVTFEPVPGAETVVDGGFVLPGLTDAHCHIGIARGGAPITSLGQARELARTDRDAGVLAIRDAGSPYPYPELDDEPDLPRLARAGRHVAPPKRYLRDIGVEVGAAEVAATVAAQAAAGNGWVKLVGDWIDRGVGDLAPAWDADTMTAAVAAAHAAGARAAVHTFSESAVEIMVRAGVDSVEHGTGLSLDLVDLMARQGTALVPTMINIRTFGHIAEQARAKFPGYADHMLALRDRFPEVVRAAHEAGVPIYVGTDAGGGIDHGLAAEEMLLLHEQAGMSAEDVLAAASWRAREWLGFPGLVEGGLADLTVYPEDPRRDLRVVRAPSRIVLRGRVLR